One region of Solanum pennellii chromosome 6, SPENNV200 genomic DNA includes:
- the LOC107023755 gene encoding BOI-related E3 ubiquitin-protein ligase 1-like — protein MLFMCLRLIRPSLPHHSLLPIKIPSFYIYTHTPSFLVFDHSSMAVQAQYPSNVHLFNRAVQERKNPIGNDEYSLQPQPAGGSILDHTQMRFNPGAGSSHHPCKRRREVSTTTAMNPSMQSQPQLIDLTQLHTNPNVVSTGLRLASGEQLQHQNQQHQLHQQYQKQQQQNQHSLSPQSSQSSAFYSIFTEDMSTIIKQHRDEIEQFLHVQREQLRRTLEDKRRTHYRALIETAEESMARQLKEKEAEVGKAFRRNAELEARAAQLSAEAQAWQARARAEEFTAATLQAQLQQAMMNGGGCNANLPDGDIAGAGEAEDAESAYIDPDRVVETTGPSCKACRKRVASVVLLPCRHLCVCTDCDAVVQACPLCLSIRSSSVEVFLC, from the exons ATGCTGTTTATGTGTTTGCGCTTAATTAGGCCTTCCCTTCCTCACCACTCTCTTTTACCAATCAAAATCCCTTCcttctatatatatacacacacacccAGCTTTCTTGTGTTTGATCATTCTTCAATGGCTGTTCAAGCTCAATATCCATCTAATGTTCACCTCTTTAACAG AGCTGTGCAAGAACGAAAGAACCCAATTGGCAACGATGAATATTCGTTGCAACCTCAACCTGCTGGAGGATCAATTCTTGATCACACACAAATGCGATTCAATCCAGGAG CTGGCTCTTCTCATCATCCGTgtaagagaagaagagaagttAGCACCACCACTGCAATGAATCCGTCAATGCAATCTCAGCCGCAGCTGATTGACCTCACTCAGCTTCATACAAATCCAAATGTTGTCTCCACCGGCCTCCGTTTAGCTTCTGGAGAACAGTTACAACACCAGAATCAGCAACACCAGTTACATCAACAGTATCAGAAGCAGCAACAACAAAACCAACACTCTCTTTCTCCTCAATCTTCTCAATCATCAGCTTTCTATTCCATATTCACAGAAGATATGTCTACTATTATCAAACAACACCGCGATGAAATTGAACAATTCCTCCATGTTCAG AGAGAACAATTAAGACGGACATTAGAGGATAAAAGGCGAACACACTATCGTGCTCTGATTGAAACCGCCGAGGAATCAATGGCACGGCAGCTGAAGGAAAAGGAAGCCGAGGTTGGAAAAGCGTTTCGGCGCAACGCCGAGCTAGAGGCGCGTGCAGCGCAGCTGAGTGCAGAGGCGCAAGCCTGGCAGGCAAGGGCTAGAGCGGAGGAATTCACCGCAGCAACGCTACAGGCACAGCTGCAGCAGGCGATGATGAACGGCGGAGGGTGCAATGCGAACCTCCCAGACGGAGACATCGCCGGCGCCGGCGAAGCTGAGGATGCTGAATCGGCTTACATCGATCCAGACCGAGTGGTGGAGACAACCGGTCCGAGTTGCAAGGCATGCCGGAAGCGAGTTGCGTCGGTGGTGCTTTTGCCGTGCCGGCATTTGTGTGTGTGCACAGATTGTGACGCTGTGGTACAAGCATGTCCACTCTGTCTCTCCATTAGAAGCTCAAGTGTTGAAGTCTTCCTCTGTTAG